A window of Curtobacterium sp. TC1 genomic DNA:
CGCTGCGCTGGTTGATCGTCTAGTCGAAACAGCTGTTCCCTTCGGGACTGAGGGTTCTGCCAGATTCGTTCCGTCCCTTGACTGGGGTGCGACAGGCTGCTTACGGTCTGGCACAAGGGCTCAGGTCCAATCGGGGTAGGGGTCCGAGGCTGAGTGAGTAGGGGAGAAGTATGCGCAAGCGGAACACACTCATCATGGCGGCGGGGATCGGGGCGATAGCGTCGCTAGTTTTCGTGCCGGCGGCAAACGCCGATACCGTGACGCCCACACCGACGCCGGAAACAACGACGAGCGTCGGCACTATGACGGTAGCGGGCTACGACCCAGCGGTGGCGGAAGCACACGGTTTCAAGATCGTCACCGCAGCAGACGGCTCGCAATCGAGCGTGCCGATCACCGCGGCCGCAAAGGCAGAGGCCGCGAAGGCAAAGGCTTTCGACGCAACCGCCGCTGCCAAAGCGCTCGGCGCAAGCGCAGACGCAGTTACACCCCAAGGCACAAAACCTGGCAACTGCGGAATCAGTGTGCTCACCGGCAGTAAGGGCGCGAACGACATGGTGAACTTCAAGACAGGATTCACCGTCCGACTGCCCTACCAGGAGTTTAACTGGCGGGTCCAGGCCAACGGGTTCATCACCGGAGGTACGAAAAACTGGCACGGTGGTGCCGGGGACGGTTACTGGCGCAAAAGCAGTTCCATCAAGGCGGTGGGGCCCGGCACCGCGCTTGTACCGGCGCTCAATTCTGCCGCTCGTAGTGTTCTGGAGGATGGAACTATCTGCTATTCAGACGGGCCGGACTTCTCGTTTGGGTGATCTGAAACAGTCGATCTGAAGGGTCGTCGCATGCCGCGGCGGCCCTTCAGTTCATCCTGATCCGGTCAAGGCGTATGCAGCGCTTACTGCTGAGTTGATGACCCCGAGGCTGGATCTGCGTCAGAGGAGGGACATGACGCGCGGTGGAGCGGGGTCACGTATCGCACACTCACGATGCAGCGCTACGAGGTAGTTAGAGCCTCGCGACGGCACACCCACACGATCCTTCCACGGCGAGCAGCTCGTCTGCGGCAGCTAGGGCATGTCTTGTTGGCGGAGCGGAAAACGAGCCTTCTCGATAGCTGGTTGATCGACGATGCACGAGGCTATGCGGCCGCTTCCACCGCGGGGAGAGGAGCGGTAGCTGCATGGCCGAATGCTGCTTCTTCGTCGAAGTGCGTTCGAGTTTGGATGCAGTGGAACAGCATGCCGAGGAAGCGGTTGTAGAGGTTGCGTTGTGCTGCGCTGTGGCGGTCGCCGAGGGCTCTGCGGCGGTCGTAGTGGCTCCGTGCGCCAGGGGAGTTACGGAGCGATGCGAGGGTCCAGTTGTAGCCAGCGTCTGCGAGTCGATGGTTCTTTACTCGGCGTCTACTGACGAATGAGCTCTTGCCGCTTGCTCGCGTGATTGGCGCACTGCCGGCGTAGGCCTTGAGGCCGCGAGCATCGATAAAGCGTGTTCGGTCGTCCCCGATCTCGCCGAGAACTCGTGCCGCACTGATGCCAGCCATGCCCGGGAAGCTCGTGAGGATCTCGGCGTCGGGGTGAGTGTCGAACGCGGCGAGGAGCGCCTGCTCGAGCTCTCTCGCACTGACTGCGGCGGCATCAAGCTGTCGCAGGAGAGCCAAGCACTGGTGTCCCATAGCCAGTTCGATGTCGCTCGCTTGCCGCATCTGCTGTTCCCGGAACGTGCGTTGGACGCGGTCGACTTCAGCTTCGATTCCGCGCTGTCGTCCAGCTCGGCGAAGAGCGGCACGGAGTTGGGCCTTCGTCACGCGGGACGCCGCAGCAGGAGTGGAGGCAATCGCCAACACGGCTCGAGCGTCCGGTCTGGAGAGACCGCCTGATGCCTTCTCGTAGGCGTCGAGGAAGCCGGGGAAGTACTGACGCAGATGCGCTCGAAGCCTGTTCTGCAGCTGCACCCGGTCCCAGACCGCATCCTGCTGAGCTCTGGCCAGCACACGGATCGACTGCACCAGAGTGGTGTCTTCCGGTAGCGCACGATGCTCATGCCGATCCGTCCGAAGGATGTTCGCCAGCGTGCGGGCATCGAATGCGTCGGACTTGCGGCCGGCGACGGAGGACCGGTCGCGGTAGCGAGCTACGGCCATCGGGTTGATGGCGTAGATGGGGCGTCCTGTTTCTCGAAGGCAGGCAACGAGCAGTCCGCGGCTCGTCTCGATCGCAACCGGGATCGGGTTTTGAGGTGTGTCCCCGTAGGTTGCGAGCACGTCGAGTAGGTCTGCGAGGCCGGCTGCGGTGTCATCGATGCGTTTGGTCACCAGAACGGTGCCGGCTTCATCGATGACCGCGACGTCGTGGTGGTCATCAGCCCAGTCGATTCCGCAGAACCGTACCGAAGGCGTGGTTGTAGTGAGTTGATTCAAGTGGTGTCCCTTCTTCGGTCATCGGGGATCGAGACCGGGAGGATCACGCGTGCACCCTAATGGCAGGGCTCTGGGCCCGACCTTCCACTAGCCGTTCGTGATCCAGCTGACTGCAGATGTCGCTGTCCTAGTGAAGAGTTCGCACTCGCGCGTTATTCGAGCGGTGTCATCTGCAGCGGGCTCAACCACGAACGTTCTACCGCAACGTCGGCGGAGCAGCCCGTCTTGTTGAGAGGTCTGGTCGACTCGAGCGTGGGAAAGGCTTCCTCCGCCGACGTTGCACACCCATTAGGCGTGGGACGCCGCCGACGATGTCCGCCGCGAGTGGATCGCGGGCCTGTTGCAGCGGAAGAACGCACCGAAGGACGCCGCCCGGTTCCTCGCGGTCGCGCTCACCCGCCACGCCACCACCCGGTACACGTCCGGTCTGGTGACCGCCCGCGGCCTGCTCGGCATCGAGACCACCGGGTGGGACGGTGACACGCTCTCCCAGTGGGTCGAGGAACACCCCACGAAGGGGCTGCACCTGTCCCTTGCGGTCGTGTTCGCCGGGTTCGAGAACACGGCGAACCGTGAATGGTGGCGCACCCCCGACGCGGAGTCCCGCGGCTACCTGAACCAGTTGGCCGCGTGGGGGTACCCGCTCAGCCCCGTCGAGCAGTTGGCCGCAGGCATCCAGCCCGACCCCGACCAGGTGGACGGCGAGGACGCGGCAGCCGAGTAGGTGAACCGGTGTGGGGGTCGCAGCCAGTGGCCCTCACGCCCACCCGGCACCGGTTCGTGTGTCCCGTCGCGGGCCGGAAATGTCCCATCGGGCCGTTCTGGTGTCCGTGGGCTGCGTCCCGGCTGCGCCGTGACTCGAAGGGGCTTCGCCCCCTCGAAGCACCCCGGAGCCGCTCGACGGAGCTCGCGGCTGTCACAGCCTCCGGCGGCTGAGCGGCCACCACGGCGATGCCGGCGGGGTGCTCCGCTCGATGGTGTCGCGGTCCTCAATGAAGTCCTCGAACACCCACTCAAGGTCATCCAGGTCCGGGTCGTCGCGATCACGCATACCCGTGAGCGTGACCCTGCCCGCCTCCGGCAGTAGCCAGGTCCGCCCGGATCAGGATGGCGGGAACCCGGCCGCGGGATCCCCGCCCCGGGCGACGGCGTCGTACCGCGCCCATGACTCCACCTGCAGCGGCGACGGCGGCTCGCCGCTGTGGACAGCAGCAGCGATCTCGTTCGCGTACATGTCACGCATCTCTTCAGCATGCTTCTGCAGCAACATAGGCCGGCTCCCCTCGGGTCGGAAACGGCAGCATCGACGATGCGCCCCCTCAGAGCGCTGAGCTCGCATCGTCGATGCGCTCGCATGATTGTGCCTCACTTCGTGCGGTCTTGCACAAAGTCTCGGCTTCGAGCATGCCGAACGCGCGGAACAGGCACCGGCATGGCCGCGTGACTGGGCGTCCTGCGTGCTCGTTCATGGGGTGACTAGCCCAGGGCTTCCGGCCAGGGCCGGGAGTCGCTGCGCTCCGGGCGGAACCGGCTGCGCCGGCACTGTTTGGGCCTGTGGCCCGTTGGTTTGCCGTGAAGCCTTCGGCAGCGTACGGACGATCACCCGGAATGCAACCGGCTTTCGCGGCATAAACGGCCCCTCCCCGCACGCGGGTCCCCTCCATATATTCCACGACCGGTTGCATTCCGGGCGCTCGTCCTAGCGGCGACAAGTCGCCTTCACGGCAAAACAACGAGAGGGAAGGAAAAAGCACATGCAGCACATCGACACGGTTACCACCATCGTCCCGGTCGTGGACGAGAACGACATTCCGCGGCAGTTGGCGAAGATCGCCGAGCGGGACGAAGACCTCCGGGTCCGCGCCTGTCAGGGCTACCAGCTGACCCATACCGCATCGGTGGCAGGTCCGCACTTCACCACGTTCGTCGACACCTTCACGCACGACCGCGGGGAGTGAGAAAGCGGCCGGGACCAACACCAATTTGGTCCCGGCCGCCCCTAATCACTCTTCCCACAACCGATCCCGAAGGAACCGGTACCACTATGACTACCACCATCGTCCCCACGAAGGCCGTCGCGGCCTTGCTCCGCAAGGAACTGCGCACCCGGTTTCCGGGCGTGAAGTTCTCCGTGCGCTGTTCCACCGGCACTGCGGCTGCGTGGATCGACGTCTCCTACGACGACGGCCCCACCCACCTGCAGGTCCAGGCCATCACCGGCCGGTTCGAGGGGCGTTCGTTCAACGGGCAGACCGACTCCTACGACGACAACGGCACGACCCTCGTTGCGGGTGACGGTGACGAGATGCCGACCGCGGTTCGGTACTCCTGTGACGGCATCATCATCACCCGGGGCTACTCGCCTGCGGGACACCTCGCCGCGCAGCGGATGATCCGCGAGGACAGCAGCATGCGGCACCTGGTCCTCTGCGACGAGCACGGCACCCTTAACGGCCACCACGATCTCACCGACGGCCGAGCCGAGGACTTCAGCGCCGGCGGCCGCTGCTGGCCGTACCCGAACCTGTCGGCGTGGTCCGCGGTCCGGTTCGTGCTCGAACGCGTCGACCTCACCCCCACCCCGGCCCACCAGTAGCCAGGAGGGCCGCGCCACTTCGAGGAGGAAGTGACGCGGCCCAGACAGCAGCGGCGGGGATGTCCCGTACCCATACGTGCATCCCCGCCGCCCCAACCAGCCTAGAGAGAAGCGCACCCCATGTTCATCACCTACGAACGCCCCGAGACGCTCGATGACGACCAGACCGACCCCGCCGCGCCGCCCGCGGATATGGCACCCGGCGCGGACGTCGATCCCCGCGTGCCCGTGTGCGGTGCGACGACCTACGACGTCGACGGCACCCGGTGGACCTGCACCCGGCGGCCGCAGCACACCGACGATGAGCACCGGGCCGTGTTCGACCGGTACCACGGTGGCCCCGTCGGACAGGTCGCGTTCGCGTGGCAGTACGAGTGGGGCGGAGCCGGCCACGGCCCGTCCTCCACCGACCCCATGACCACGGTCACCGTCACCGTGTCGTTCCCGTCGACGGCATGGACGAACGAGCAGCTGCCCGACGCGATCGCCGACGAGATCCGCTCCGTGTTCTGGGAGTGCGACCACGACGACGTCACCGTGGCCACCACCGCGACCAGCACCCCGCACCCCGTCACGGGCTGACCCGCCGGGGCGGTGGCAGTCGGCGACATGGTGAAAAGCGCCGGGATGACACAGTTAGAGAATGCGCAGCCCACTATCCCTAACGGCTTCCGGTGATTGCATTACCGGTTTAAAGCTCCTGGGGATTCCCGGCCCTCCCGCTGTTATCGATGCCCCAGCCGTACGTTCGTAAACGTCATGCCCTGGTGCCAAACAATGCAGATGCATAGGCTGGCAACAGGTGTGCCGACCGGCAGAAAAAGGTTCAAAGAATGTGCGGAAACGACTACCCATATAGGCCCGCGCGTTATAGAATAGAAGCATGCAACGGGGGAGGGGCCCCCACCGCATCACAATCTTTCGGAAGGTGATTTCGATGAGCATCACGGTTTACACCAAGTCTGGTTTCTGCGGCATGTGCCTGGCCACCGAGCGTGCCCTCGACTCCGCCGGCATCGAGTACACCGAGGCGATCCTCGACGACGTCGACCAGGCGCAGATCGAGGAGTGGAAAACCACCCTCGGCATGAACGCCCCGATCGTCGTCACCGACACGGAGACCGGATCGTGGAGCGGGTTCCGCCCCGACAAGATCGGCGAACTCGCCTCGAGCGCGGCCGCGTGATGACGATGACCCTCGAGCGTCCGACCACCATCCGCCCCGACGTCGTGCAGCAGTCCACCCGCGACGCCGTCGACAAGCTCTACGCCGGCGACACCGTCGCAGCGTTCCGAGCCATCGACGCCGCCACCGCCGACCCGACCGAGCACGTCCGCGAGTGGGAACTCACCGACGAGCAGCGCCAGGTCTACGAGGCTGGGTTCATGGTCGGGTTCCAGATGGCCGCCCCGGAGCTCCTGGCCGAGGTCCTCGAACTGCGGGCCCGCCTCGAGCAGGCCGAGCACGACGCAGACCGGTACTACGCCGAGATGTGCCGCCGACCCGCCCCGACCGAGCCGGACCGTCACACGTTCGCGGAGATCTCCCGCGCCCGCGGCGAGGACAACCGCGCCGCCCGCCACGAAGCGACGATGGACCGCATGTTCCCCCAGTACGCCAGCGCCCGCGCCTGACCGGAGGAAACTGAAACGATGAACTGGGAGCGGAACCAAACAACTGCCGGGCAGCCGTCAGCCGCCTCAGTTCGGGCCGGCACAGCCTTTGGCGGCGGAGCAGGGAGAGCACTCGCCGGGACGGTTGTTGTGCTCCTGCTCGTCTATCTCGGCGCAATGGTGTGGTCGGTTGTTGCCCCTGGTGTCGGCTCGCTGATCCTCGTGCTGAGTGTGTTGCCCCTGCTTCTCATCGGGGTAGCGCTGGTTCCGTGGGTGTGCGGCGGGTACCGACTCCTCGGGGCGAGAGATACGGCGTCGTTGATGTCCGGATCGGTGTGGCACGCCACCGCGCAGGACTGGGCCGTCGGTGACATGGTCACGCTCGAGCAGGCTCGGTGCCGACGGAGCGCCCGCATGTTCCGATCCGATCGCCCGTTCACTCGCTCGCAGCAAGCGGTCTACCTGTTCGCCGAGCCGCCGTCTCGACATCACGTCAACGGCAACGTGAAGGGTGCTCGCGCGAGATACCTCTACACACTCACCCCAGTACGCCTCGACGGGCCGGTCTATCGCCGAGAGACTGCGGCCGCGGTGGCGGGGAACGTCGTAGCGACCGCGACTAGCCGAGACGCTTGGATTCGTTGATGAACGCCGCCGGAATGAGTGAGGGGCCCGGCACCATCCTCAGCATGCTCGTTCGTTGTGCACTGAGCGACTGATGCCCGGACGGCAGCCGACCCCCGCGGAGGAACGCTTCTTCTCGCACGTCGTGCGGGGGCCAGCGCTCAGTGACTGCTGGATCTGGACCGGTGCCATTGGCGACGACGGCTACGGCCGCTTCTGGGTTCCACAACCCGACGGGGGCCAGCGCGCGATGCGGCCGCAGCGGTGGCTGTACGAACACCTCACCGGCACGGCGCTGCACCCGACGGTGCTGCTGCTGCATGCGTGCGATATCCCGTTGTGCGTCCACGTCGACGTCGACGACTCGGTGTCGCACCTGGCACCGGGCACGCATCGGGGGAACATGCTCGAGCGTGTGCAGCGCGGCCGTCACCGCAACGGGGCGACCGCGGTTCGGATGGCCGGCCTGCAGCGCAGCGAGCGTGTGGCGCTGTCGCGTGAGCTCCGCGAAGCGTTCCGCGATCACGGGTGGGACCAGGCAGCGATCCGTGCGTGCCGCACAGGGATCGCGCCGGACACCCCGACGCTCTGGTGACCACCGACACCTAACGGCCAGAGGCCCCAACCTGGCCAGCGGTCCGAGCGCCGGCGCCGCCGGCATGGGCGGGACAGGTGTCGGTCCAGCTGGGGGAGCGGTCGGCGGTCGTCCACCCGTTGGCGCGGGCGTAGGCGCGTGCTTCGGTGCGGCTGCTGTTGTCGTCGGGTCCGGCTACCGGGACGATGACTTGGTCGCAGCCAGCGACGTCGCAGGTGATGACCATCGCGGCTCGTGCACCCATACTCACTCTTCTACATCACTGAGTACTGCTAACGGCCAGCAAGCAGTCCTCGCCTTGGTTGTCACGCGACCTCGTCGGGCTCGACTCTGACTTCGACCTTCTTGTCGCCGTGCCATCGCTCGATGGTGAAGAGCACCTTGTACTCGCCCCACGACGCCTTCGTAACAACACCCTTCGAGCCCTTCGGGACGTGCTCGCGCAGTAGCCCGCCGATGTCCTTGACCGCGACCACTGTGTCGCCGGCGCTCATTTTCGCCATGTGTCCCCCTCGTTTCGTACTTCTATCGGACGCGGTCTGCCCCGCGTCACACGCGTTCGATCTCAGCGCTCGGGATCCACCGGAAGACGGTGCGTCCGGTCATGACTCCGTCGACACGGCCGGGGTGCCCGAACGACGGGAATGGCTCCGCAGTGAGGGCGACGAATGCTCCGCCGGCGGCGTCGATACCGGCGCCGAGCCGCGGGTTGGCATCGGAAGTGAAGGTGTCGACGAGGATCGTCGCAGACACCTCGTCCCGCGCTAGCCGCACGGTCACCGGTAGCGCCTTCTCGTCAGCAGTGTCGGCCCCAGCGATCGCGTCGTCGAATGGGCGGAACCCGCGGGTCTCGTAATACGCGAGTGAGTCACCCCAACCGCCACCGACCCGGCTCAGTGAGAAGACGTCGCAGCTCGGCTTCACGACGATGACCGGTAGGTAGGCGCGTCGGTTGAAGAGCTTGTTCAGGAGGCCCGGTGGGCGGCCGTCGATAACGAACGCGCCCGCCAGCCAGGTCGCCGGCGGGACGATGAGCACGCCCGTGTCGGGGAGCACCCCGCCACCGCATGTCGCGTGGATCGCGGCGACGACCGGATTCAGTTCTGACTCCTGCGCACTCAGTCGAAGGGGCCCAGCGCCGAGCTGGTTGCCGCACATGAGGCAGTCGCCGACCGGTTCGACGGTCCGTTCCAGCGAAGCACGAGTCTCTTCGCCGATCAGTCGTTCGATAGCCGGGTCCTGCACGAACCGTGCGG
This region includes:
- a CDS encoding IS110 family transposase, encoding MNQLTTTTPSVRFCGIDWADDHHDVAVIDEAGTVLVTKRIDDTAAGLADLLDVLATYGDTPQNPIPVAIETSRGLLVACLRETGRPIYAINPMAVARYRDRSSVAGRKSDAFDARTLANILRTDRHEHRALPEDTTLVQSIRVLARAQQDAVWDRVQLQNRLRAHLRQYFPGFLDAYEKASGGLSRPDARAVLAIASTPAAASRVTKAQLRAALRRAGRQRGIEAEVDRVQRTFREQQMRQASDIELAMGHQCLALLRQLDAAAVSARELEQALLAAFDTHPDAEILTSFPGMAGISAARVLGEIGDDRTRFIDARGLKAYAGSAPITRASGKSSFVSRRRVKNHRLADAGYNWTLASLRNSPGARSHYDRRRALGDRHSAAQRNLYNRFLGMLFHCIQTRTHFDEEAAFGHAATAPLPAVEAAA
- a CDS encoding LPD29 domain-containing protein; protein product: MTTTIVPTKAVAALLRKELRTRFPGVKFSVRCSTGTAAAWIDVSYDDGPTHLQVQAITGRFEGRSFNGQTDSYDDNGTTLVAGDGDEMPTAVRYSCDGIIITRGYSPAGHLAAQRMIREDSSMRHLVLCDEHGTLNGHHDLTDGRAEDFSAGGRCWPYPNLSAWSAVRFVLERVDLTPTPAHQ
- a CDS encoding glutaredoxin domain-containing protein — its product is MSITVYTKSGFCGMCLATERALDSAGIEYTEAILDDVDQAQIEEWKTTLGMNAPIVVTDTETGSWSGFRPDKIGELASSAAA